In Apis cerana isolate GH-2021 linkage group LG3, AcerK_1.0, whole genome shotgun sequence, the sequence ATCGATCTTACTTCTTCACCTGGTAAAGTACCTCTTGAGGATGATGGTGATGAACCGTATAGTCCTGGTCAGATGGATGAAGAAGAAGTTGATCTTGATATACGAACTTCTTCAACATCGGCATCAACAGCTACAGTACCTTCAATATCTGGTTCAATGGGTATTGATAATACCCCACTTGATAATAGCATAATTTCTTCTAGTAAAAATTCTACTGAGCTTCAgcgaaaaatggaagaattaaATAGACAAATCGAAGAGCAGAAGCAACAAATACAGAATATTAGTTCGTCATTTCTTGGTGAATCAACATCTACTTTGCCGGTGAGAATTTTaacaagatttattttttatgaaatcaaatgttattgtttttccttttatcctattgtaaataaaattgatttcgatctaTTCGTGGTATCCTCTTCCTATCCTCGAGCTGTTCGGTTTGTTACTTTttgcgaaaatattttaatgaaatcatttttatgtttgatacatatatatatattttttcttttttcattttttttttttattaatacaaattcacatatatataaatatattacatacatattatattatatattgtgtatataatttaatatatatatatatatatatattcatatatattttatacaactgtataaattttcttttcaatttaatactaTCAGTATATTTAATTGACTTTAAAAtgcatgtttttttaattataaatgtaatgataattataaattacaaatattatatcaatatattattattattaatttaatctattacaggattgatattattttataaaaaaaaatattaacatatataatatgaaataagtaaaagttattattttcaattttaatttgttttttgatttttatttcaattttttttcttttttttttctctttcaattaatattattaaatcaattataaaatatataatcaatttattaatattactaagttaaaaataaggaaatgaggaaaaaattctagaaaaaaatattgtaaatgatttaatattatatatatgttatatatatacatatatttatttacaaaaaaaaatttttaaattctattgatttttgatattatttttattaatttcagggTTTAGGGCTGGACCCACCGGCCAGTGATGAATGTGAAGAAGCTTACAGTCCGTCAGATACAAGATCGTttacaccaccaccaccgcccggtatttcaaaatttactcAACCAATTCTTGACAAAGTTTCAAACATAACGATACCACCAAATTTGCAAGAAATCTTAGCAAATGTTAAACGACAAGAAAGTTCAAAAATAGATCCATATTTACCATCTAAACCTAGTGCCACATTCTTAACTACTgcaaattcttcaatttatcaaaattcagAAAAGTATTCTTCACCGCCTTCTATGAAACTTTCAGTTGGAGGATCAAATAAATCCAATGCTGATAAATCTTCACTTGAACCAGTCTCATCTAGTCATCgagaatcaatttcaaaagaaaaagaaagtaaaagcaCTTTAAGTTCATTAAGTGATTTGGATTTAATCAGAAAAGCAGAAGAAGAATTAGCGGCCGTTGCAGCTGCATCAGCTGTGGTAACATCAGGAACAATGATAAGTGAAAATTCTGTTCCGTCGACTTCATGTACAACACCAACTGTTCCAACGATCATTTCCTCTCCGTCGTTAATGCCAGTATCTGTAAATCTTTCAAGTTCGACAATAGATTCTCCTACTCATGAAGGAACTTCTTATAAAAATCCCTTTCCAGAAacttttaaacgaaatatagcTCCTGAACAGCCGAAACCTCCAGGTCTCGAAGATGAGGATTTTCCTCCGTTCCCATCTACACCTCCAAGTGTGGAAAACAATGTATCTAAAACAATATCTTCTCGTTCAAAGTTCGTTCCAAAAAGTGGAATTGTGTTAAGCgttaaaagaaaagttaatgATGATAGTATTGCTCCTTGTACTCCAAACAAAACACAAAGGGTAAAATCAAGATGGGGTCAAGGTCCTTCCGAATCGGTTGATTAGctgtatttatacaaaaaaaaagaaattttttcaatgaaaaaagattgagaGTATCATATGGCTTAAAAATCTAGTTATTTTTCGcgaatttcaaacttttgcGATATCACTGGAAAAAATGAAGCCAAAttgctataaaaatatcattgctttttttataagatataacgattagtaattaatatggagagagaacaaattattggaaatgttTTCGTACTAGATagataaacttatatattttatgtttattgttatttgataCGTAAAAATGGATCTGTTTTATGTCGATGTTTGCTCTTATGAATTGTATGTGTGTGCATATGTGTATAAGTGTGTTGCTTGTGTACATGCGTGCGTGtagtattaaataagaaagaaaaaaattaaagaaaatcaaatatcttttGTCGAAAATATTTCGGCACGTAAGATTACTTGTAAATATCAAGGCGATGAAAATGAACGCTCATATCGCTCATTAAGCTCTTcgctatatgtatatagtctTATTGAAAATGctgtaatatattgtttaaatttactcGAAAGATTATGTAAAACGGTGCATACGTTTCGCGTGCGCTGtcagtgtatatatataagttagtTATAAGGATCTACGACCGAccaatatctttatttcaatcagcacatttgtatatttatttgtgcGGTTGTGATTCATACATCATGCATCTTTCTaacaattcataaatatgtataacataatatttttaggtttGTAACGCTTCATTCGgaaaattaaacattcataTAATGGTGTAATCGTAGATTCTTTGACGCGCAAATCGTTATGTCGCTTAAGATATCATAAAATCTACTATAATAACATGTTTATTTTTCCACTTTGAGATCGATGAAAAGGCTAACCAAAAAAACGACGATCTCATCTgttctctttttaatatttgctttAAGTTTATATGTACGCATTAATCTCTTTGCGTCACATAGTTAACGCATGTTGATAAACTagtactattactattatttttacattattctctattaaattttgtttattacctttgtttcattttattttcaccgaTGCTATCGAGATATAaccattttttatatgttgcaagTAATATGAAATCTTATTAAACGATTGAAGatctgttatatattataatgatgattatacaaatatgattattatattgctaaaaatatgcaattcaAATGAAAACTTATATTGATCAATACACACTTGTACGAACTATGTATGTatcaaaattcgaagaaacaaatatcaaaggagaattttttctcgtgcaattttttctattcttagaTAAAATCTTAATCATTGCACGAATATAActctttttataaacaaaatccTGTGTACCTTTATCTATATTCGTTTTATACAAATCAATTATCGTTAAACTTAAGTTTTGTAcacatttttgaataatgtgACACAATAACAATTCactatataatcatattactATCGTTTTcgtagtattatttttataattattaatgccaTTTTTATTGCTAGAATAATAGTAAATgaacttaattattatcattaattacaattattattatcatgatCATCATCTATTGTTCATcataatcattcaacaatcatagttatcattataattacccaatattataaaaataatatcaaagattgacataattaattttgattgtaaaattattatatacaaattttttattttttaaatgaattcgaaaaaatcgaatattttaaatcattattatagtttGGTTTTgagtgaatttgaaaatagtataattcgttttagattaaatgttaataattcatattgtatttaaaagtaaaattaaaattttttatttttttggttttaaaattttcaaacgacttcaaaataattatcgtattaattttgatttctaaaagaatttttaaaaatgaaaataatcttcatacagttgtaaaaaaaaaattcattgcatTGATTTCAGTttctgtattaaatatatcagttctacaaaatatttagACATATTTAgacattttgaataaaaaattttgagatgattctaaatattaaaatatatatagagataaaaattgatatttacaaaaatatttcttaaaatttatttttcaatttataaataattttattttatattatattaaacgaaataaaatgaagataaaatatgatttttgttaaatcactttatatattttatttaatttctaaaatctaGAATCATtgctatattttatgtttattaattcaatactgTATGATGATTCATAATAatgtatcaattataatacacATATTTCTATCGGTTTTGCATTagacaaatattaaatcaataatgtttacttaagtattaattagtttattaattataaacgtaGTCACTATTtcttagattttattataatttattataatttaaatataaaattaatatatttctaacccAAAGAGTtacattttatgtttattcatGTTTCTTTATTGCTTTATAATCCTTCCTATCTGTTttagattttgtttttaaaattaaatttgatagaaattaaattgaaagatagaatttataaatcaatattgtaTCGTTATATAAGCgaactaatataatattgattatatagaaTCGAAACTGAAATTAAATCACTATAAatcactataaataaatataataatattctaaatttataatttttcaaaattgaaattaaaattaatcagtataaattagaatttttttctaaataattttttaaaattatttcggttttttaaaactacttcaatttagaattttcaattttcattgacaataaaacataattttgatttgaatttgaacattttaatatatatcaattattctttttcataacGGTAATACCAATCAATTTTTAGTGACTTataggaaatttattattattattatactttatgcGCATGCTTTctctattacaatatattttcatttagcCAACTACTTCCGGAAAGAATTGTCCATTTTTCCGTACACGCGCAATGGATGAAGAGCCATTTTGTCCGGAGCAGCAACGTGGCAGCCGGCGTTCCCGGTGTTCTTATTACAATGAATATCCGTAAgtgtattgaataataatatattattttcaaacgtttttttgtataaaattggatacaaatatttatagatatcatatttatatatatatatatatatatatatatatatatatttgaatatccgTTCACATTTTAGTTACATTGACTATAcccctaattttttttaatcgtttcaatttattatattttatttttatcattttaaatttaatgattattttaataattactttattaaatatttatatatcttatatttttaagttcttaatatttttaagttcattaataatttttatctatttttaaatagataatatacattatattttttttatatatgttattatatttttatttcaaattaccatttttataaattttaatatttcatttattataattttaatatatcattattataatatttcactataattttttataagatatcagATTAAGTAAAAGGAGTAGAGTTCAAGTCaacatttgatatttcatttttttttcagttatatCATTACTAGTCACAATTATCGGTATAACAACTTGCTTTTCTACCGAAATATTACAATCTACAAATTCCTACTTAACTACACCTGATAGAAttcatctgaaaaaaatacttgAACCAGGTTTAACATCAAATGATGTtacatttatgtattatgCAATTCATGGATATACATTTCTTGGTGAAGTTTTATCAAACAAACaagtaagaaaattttatattttgtttgtttatttaaaaatattacttatcaatatataaatgatgaaatattgccataattgaaatataatgatatcttGATTAGTCTTActgatttaatcatttatttattgtgatattttaaaagtcttttgcaaatattttgacaagatttatatgatttttaggATATTTGTAACTTTAtgataaaacttataaaagatgaaaataatattacaactgAAAAAGCTTTTCACATTGCATCTATATGGCGAACCATGGGAAATTGTCAAGCCAAttcattatctaatattataaaggTATTTCAATAAggttaattcataaaatagtatttttaaatatatttttaaatataatgatgacTTCAAGACTTTCGTTCTGCTAGATTTCtatattgaagaataattttatttactgaataaaaatattgttttatgtatatatacatatattaataaaatttttgttattagagattaagaaaaattattttatttaaatataggtatttacaaatacaatagaaaaagaaacttcaagtatgatggaaatatattatgcagTAAACggtctaaatattttatcggaaAAATTGTCAcgtgataaaattgataatataataaaaacaatacaaAATATGCTACGAAAGGATGACAACTTATGGAAGTACGACTACTctgctaatattttaatcttataatttatttaatttttattaaaagttacaaGATTTGAATCCaagttctaatttttcttgattgaACATTCTACGAGCAGCTTGGGTTATGCATTTCACATTGCTTCGGATTTTGGAACAAGTGGTATGTTTGCTTTTGATCGCATTGAAGACGCTATTATTCAAGCTGATGAAGTAGATGgccaatatttacaatttgaaGGTGGTCTTTCAATAACTAGTAAGTATTTagtaagtattttaattaaaattatagtagaatatcaaagttaaattttgttttgaaaaaccaaattattaattttttttgcgttttttttgtaatatttgacaagtattatttattacaagaatataagttttaatatcagtttaatatcagaaaatctttgcaataaatttatcaatcatcaaaattatcatcaaatttattaaatttaatatattccaatttGATAGTCCTAGAATGTATTACTTATTGCAAAGTAACTAGCATTAATTAACGATATAGTTAAATGCTAAAAATCCTCAAGTGTTATATTCaccatgtaaaatatattggcaaattcaaaaaaaaatataatttttttaaattgaaaatgagagttaaataaattaaataattaattgataatgttttattatataatattatataatttaataatgataattttattatgtaaataaacatatatttaaatatattacattagtgttaaatatatagtttcttattacaaaataaaaaaatttatttattagttgtaTGCAAAAAGTATaatgacaaaaaataaattatataaaaaaaatttcaatgataaattttattgaaataatatgaataataatatgatgataataatataatgataataatacgaattttGATATctgcaattatttaataacttctTGAGGCTTTTTGGCTTTTTGACTTTTGAagctttgtaattaatattttctattaatttattaattacattttgattgatttcagactacaatttctttaataattttaaaatagtattatattttatgttttactacatttttgtttaaataaatatttcaattaaatcggAATTTTATATTGGctatcataataaattgattttctttaaaaaatttgatatatatgcgTTTACATGactaatattttgttataaaataaaaagttctacattttaattttttaattctattaaattctgtaatacatgtgtaatatttataaatatccctTCTGTAAATTACATGTACAATTCAATtgtcttataaattaaatatataaatcattaactaaagtaatattatatgaatattaaatcatttctgtgattgaaataattgaataattctataattgagtaattgaaataattacagaagctttaaaattttcattagataaaacattttcttttatttataaattgcttaTCAAATGCTGAACGATTATGAATATTACACTtactatgaataatattttttttgataattgatcATGAAATCTTGCTTTTATTTGTGTTTcctaaataagaatatatgattcaaatttttattttttttatgaaacaattttttagttactttttaaaaatttttgatatttgaaaataatattattttttaaaaacttataaacgttataaatatatgaatagagaaatagaaaaagcattataaaatacaaaaaaataattaaagatatatttctttaaaaaataactttttaaaacaacaagaaaatatgactaaaaatatttgttaatttatttctatattatatatatgcataatttatcaatatacattttaattcttcattaagataaactttaaatatgtatattatttcaaaaaataataaaaaagcattCTAAATGCATAtagtattttaacaaaaaataattagaaaaatttgaaataatgtcAATATACTTTTTGCGgcgagtaaaaaattatttctactttCAATTAATCTTCAAGTTAaacttaatttcattaaaaaaaattttttttccttgtataaaaaagaaaattttcattaattatgtgtacttttttttttaggtttcTTAGTGAAtggtatttttaaactttccaacacactaaaaaaaaaaccaccACTAACACTTCAGCAAATAGTGAAAATGgctaattatcttttatcacgACGTTCCGTACAAACACCAAGAGGTGTTACAAGTTTACTTTCAGCATTAACGACTTTAGCAaacaatgattttgaaaaaccAGTTTGTGTAACATTAGCTAATGAAGAAATTAGCATTTCTATTCAACAACCCTTGGTTACAATAAGAGTTTGTGATATATTAGGTAATCCATTAACTAACACGTTTAAAGTGATTGCAAATTCTGCAACTAGAGTTGGAGATGATGttgttatattcaataaacaaaatttgcaGTCTTCTACAACAGACAAGTAAGTGTTAATCTTCTTGTTTTTCCCCAATACTTTACCGATTCAGTTGAATTTTTTCCGAAATCGGTTATACCTTGGGGTATAGTATTTGTTGAacaatcttttaatctttcgttaaaattggaaaagatcAAGAAATTCAAcagacaatttatatatatatatatttatacaggaTATCCCAAGAATGAAACATTTGTAAAAGAGATTCTGATCTGGATATTCCTGAGATAATTtcaagcaatatttttctttgcaaaaatttaattccgaTTTTGTTAACATGTTAACTGTCGCGTTACTCATATTCGGGTAATAACAAAAGTTCTCATCGGGCCGCGTCACTCATATTCGGGTGACgcttatttaactatttatgaGGAATCTTCGTATTTGGAAAGATATTCCATAggatatgttaaaattattaaattatttattatatattatttattatttattataaaaataataatttattaaaaaattatttataaaaataaaaaaataatttattaaaaaaattattttgaatgtaaaattttaaaatattctatataaagcTGAAATTGATTTGGACAATTTGAACAAAaagttgttattttttttaaattccatcgGTCTGTTTATCGTCTTTTatctgaataatataatttgcacGCACTTAATACTTaccagaattattttttcgaacggCAATATTATGTTGACTCTGTTGaaggttttaataaaatcttgttaTACTTTCAGATAATCCTAATAATTTTGCagctaataattctttaaattctctaaaatcttctaattctctaaattttttaaaattttctatcttttttatatttttttttgttgcaatTTTGTAAACTATTAAAGCATTTACAACTGAAGAAATCCCTAGAAGAAGTTCAATATCAAGTTTTCGATACtatttaatcctttttctaattatagtagcataagaaactattatcaatacaattactattatcgatatttctatTGCGGATACAAACagtaatgatgaaaataaatgatgcGAGACATTCTTGCAATCATCGGCGCGACTCGCATTACAAATATCGGAAATACTGAATACTGAAATACATTTGATACAGTGGCGCGCGTGGCCTGAACGAGATTTCGTTAGAAACACGCGCGGCAATGtgttaataagttattaacaaaaaatactcGTCAATCACGAAGCGTGTAGTCTAGTCATTAAACAGTAGCATTAGCCATATATCATTAACTGAATACGAGTCCAAGCAACATATCGAAAATgtgttgaatattatatttatttatttattcattgttcGTGATATAATtcgatctaattttttattaataaaaaagattttattatattcaataatattttcttcaagatAACGTTGATATAACATATCAACGTTATTGTGATTGATCaatgttttttgttaataatttattaacaaagatataaaaaaagtttttgcaaagaaaaatattgcttgaaattatttcaggaATCTTAATGGATATTTCCACTTTTTTGGGACATCCTATGTATACATTACAAAAGATTTTaacgtatttattaaattttagaacatTATTTACTATGaattttatggaaatgaaACCAGAACgaggattttataaaatatcagtcACAGCTGGATCAGTAACCAATACCGTTATAGTGAAAGTTCTTTGCGACGTAATGGTCGATTATATGGAGATTGGTACTGCTGATGCTGATCAAACTACTCAACCAAAACTTACACggtaatttaatacaaattttaataataaatgtaaatatgaattatttcatataaaattaatgtatatatgataaatataatatttaatttgatgctGTTTACAGAATACTTTTCCCTGAGAAATTGTCACAAAAGATTGAAGCTGATTCTCAACAAAAATTAGTtatgagatttttattaagagaTAATGCTAATAAAAAACCTATGCGTACACATCAAGCATTTGTACGACTTTCTtccatttcaaaaaatgataaaaaaggacatgaaattctttttgttgCTGAAGCAGATACATcacatctttataaatttgatatggtatttatattttttaaaataattgtaacgaaatttcttgaaattatttaaattatcattgtttatctctatt encodes:
- the LOC108000901 gene encoding dolichyl-diphosphooligosaccharide--protein glycosyltransferase subunit 2 — translated: MKSHFVRSSNVAAGVPGVLITMNILISLLVTIIGITTCFSTEILQSTNSYLTTPDRIHLKKILEPGLTSNDVTFMYYAIHGYTFLGEVLSNKQDICNFMIKLIKDENNITTEKAFHIASIWRTMGNCQANSLSNIIKVFTNTIEKETSSMMEIYYAVNGLNILSEKLSRDKIDNIIKTIQNMLRKDDNLWNLGYAFHIASDFGTSGMFAFDRIEDAIIQADEVDGQYLQFEGGLSITSFLVNGIFKLSNTLKKKPPLTLQQIVKMANYLLSRRSVQTPRGVTSLLSALTTLANNDFEKPVCVTLANEEISISIQQPLVTIRVCDILGNPLTNTFKVIANSATRVGDDVVIFNKQNLQSSTTDKTLFTMNFMEMKPERGFYKISVTAGSVTNTVIVKVLCDVMVDYMEIGTADADQTTQPKLTRILFPEKLSQKIEADSQQKLVMRFLLRDNANKKPMRTHQAFVRLSSISKNDKKGHEILFVAEADTSHLYKFDMPVGTAAANFNYQSRDYNVELIIGDAILSNPFQWTVATVSLKFPEPSLSERTDKNVFYKSKSNVYSTKPEIKHMFREPEKRPPAFVSNLFTGLCLAPVLLLLILWVKLGVNISNFPFSLSAIIFHLGLGSIFTLFGIFWLKLNMFVTLRYLVGLGIVTFLAGNKMLSRIAHKHKSR